The region CGCGCCGCTGAGCGTCTCCAGCTTCTGCGAGACCGTGGTCGCCTGCCCGCTCTGCCCGCCGCTCAGGAGGAAGCGCTTCATCTGGCGCAGGTGGTCGACGAAACCAGAGGGTCCGAGCGCGATGAGAGCCCACAGCTCGAAGAGCAGGGTCGGCACGCCGACCATCACCAGCGGCAGCCAGCCGCGCACGAAGGTCTGCCCGATGCGAGCCCAGCCTCGGCCTGGGGCGCCCACCCAGATCATGACGGCGAACGCCGGCAGGGCCAGAAGGGCGATCAGCTTGGCCTGGATCGCCAGCCCGACCAGCAGCCCGGCCAGCCAGGGACGCTTGCGCACCGCGATCAGCGCCCAGACGAGCAGCGCCGCCGCCGGGATCTCGCCCAGCAGATCAGCAGGACCCTGAATCGGCGAGATGCTGCCCAAGCCGTTGAATGCCAGTGGAGCCGCGGCACCCAGCAGGGCCGCCCAGCGGCCGCCCACGCGAGCGCCGAGCACAGCCAGGCCGGCGATGAGCAGCGACCAGAACATCACGGGGACCAGCCGCGCGCTGATCACGGGATCGCCGCCGAACAGCAGCATTCCCGCCACGGGGAGCAGCACCGCTGGCCCCGTCGAGATGCGGGCGTCGAAGGGGGTGATGGTCGAGCCCGAGAGAGCGCCGTCGCTGGAGTAGCCGAGGCCGGCGAGAAGATTCAGGGGAACGGTGAGGTTGAACGCCTCGTCCTCCCAGAATCGCGCTGTCAGGCTGTGCTGGATCACGACGAGGTGACAGACGAGCAGCCCGACCGCCAGCATCCAGAACGCGATGGTGCGGGACAGCCTCATCGTCACGGCTTCCGGATGCTGCGCAGCGGTGCGTTCGGGCGAAGCGACAGCATCCACGCCTCGCGCAGCGCGCCGACGACGAACCGCCGCAGACGCGGCGGCGGCACCAGCGCCTTCACACCACCGCCCCACATCGTGCCGCTCGTCGATGCCCCACGGCGCGGGATGCTCGTGACGGCGAGGTAGCGAACCGAGAAGTCGCCGCGCGCCTCGGCGAGCGAGAAGTGCACATGCGGCACGAGAAGCTCGGAGGGCGCTGCGTCGAGCAGTGCGCGCAGCGCCGCGGGCCGATAGGCGCGCAGCGGGGTGTTGACGTCTGGGACCCGGCGGCCTGCGGCCGAGGCGATCATCAGCCCGACCGCCCCGGTGAGGACGCGGCGGTACCAGGGGTCGGTGCGGCTGTGGCGCACGCCGTGCACGACATCGGCGGCGGTGGTCTGGGCTGCCCCCACGAGGCGGGCGAAATCCGGTCCGATGAACTGCCCGTCGCCGTCGACATGCACGAGCAGGTCGGGGTCGAGCGCGAGCCCCGCGCGGTACGCGGCGAGGGCGGTGGGCCCGTGCCCGCGATTGTCTGGCTGCGGCTCGACCTGCACATCGTCGATGCCCGTGAGCGCTGCGACCGTGGCATCCGTCGACAGGTCGTCCGCGACGACGAACGACAGCCGATCGGTGAGGGGTGCGACGTTCTCGCGGATCTCGTCGATGAAACCGCGGATGCCCTCTGCCTCGTTGTAGGCGGGCATCACGATGACGAGATGGGGTACTGACACGCGGATCCTCACGGTGAACGGGAGCGGTACAGTGCCACTCGCTAGTAGCCTAGTTGAGCCATGAAGAATGACTCTCGCCTGCGGCGACTTGCCTCGGTCGGAAGTCGCTTCCTCGTCGTCGGCGCCCTCAGCACCCTGATCGAGATCGGTGTCTTCAACCTGCTCGTCTACGTCATGGGGGTCGACGTCGTCTGGGGCAAGATCATCGCATCGCTGGTCGCCCTGGTGAACGCCTACATCGGCAACCGTGAATGGACGTTCAAGCACCGTGACCGTCGCGGCCGGGTGAATGAGCTCGTGCTCTTCCTCATCACCAACGCGGTGTGCACCGGGCTGGGCGCACTGCTTCTCTGGCTCGGCGTTCTCGGGGCATCGGCGATTCTGGGCCGAGACGCAGGCCCGTTCGCCGTCAACTTCGTGAACCTGGTCAGCATCGCGATCGTCGTTCTCGTGCGATTCGCGCTGTACCACGGCATCGTCTTCCGCGTCGCGCCGCCCAAGCAGCCGTGATCGCGATGGCCGGCGGAGGTCCGCCGGCCATCGATCAGCTCAGTCGCCGCAGCCCGCGGCGTCGACGGTGAGCGCCGTCGGGCGCACCATCGGAGTGTGGCGAACCTCGAGGGGGCCGTATTCGCCGGCCGCGCCGTCGAACGTGGCCGAGACGGTGTGCTTCTGGCCGGGGGCGTTCTGCACCTGCACGAGCACCGCCGGGCGTCCGAGATGCGGCTTCAGCGTGGCCTTCGCGGGCTTGCCGTCGACGGTGACCGTGGCGGTCTTCGCGCCGATGGGGCCGTACAGCACGAGGTTGGTCGCGACATCGCCCTTCTTGAAGAAGCGCGCCGGCGCGATGTAGCGAGCGAGGCCGGCCGCCTGGTCGGCGTTGAGCGTGTTGGTGAGGGTCGCGGTGACGCCGAAGACGGGGGCATCGGGTGCGGTGCACTGGGTCGATGACGCGGCGAGGTCGAGCTGCATGTAGTAGTCGAGCTTGCCCTCGGTGATGTCGTTGACGTATGCGCCGACCATCGTCGACGAGTCGTTGGTGGTGGGCAGCTTGCCCGCGAGCCGCGATTCGCCGACCAGCTCGGCCTCGGACTCGGTGGCCGGCTGATACATCAGGCGTCCTTCGTCGGTCGCCTGAGTGAGCGCGGCGAGCAGTGCCTTCGGCTCGGCCTTGCCCGAGGTGAGGCCGGTGAAGACAGCCTGCGCCGAAGCGGCGAAGACGGCGTCCTGCCTTTCGGGAACCGGGTACTCGGAGTAGATGCCGTTGAGCAGGAAGGGAACGGCGTTCTTGTCGGTGAGCGTCAGCGGCTCGTCCATCACCCGCACCTTGTAGCCGAAGCCGACGTCCACGGGGTCGTTCGGCACGGTGACGGGGCCCGTGGCCTTCAGCAGGTAGCCGAGCGCGACGGGGTCGAACGAGACGACGGCGTCGATCGGCGTGCCGAACTCCTCGGCCCACCACGCCCGCATGATCCCGGCGGTCTCGGTGAAATCGGGGGAGAGCGTGGAGTCCTGCATCCAGCGCCCGATCTTGTCGCCGTAGAGACCCACGGTCTCGGGGTTCAGCTTCGTGACCGGAGTCTTGCGGCCGTTGTCGAAGTCGCCGCTCGATGCCTGCTGTTCGATGCTGATGCGGCCCTTGTCGACCTTGATCACGACGAGCGCCGCCGGATTTCCGCCCGTCCCGCGAGACTCGGCGTTGTTCTGGATGAGCACGAGATAGTTGCGCGGCTTCTCGTCGCCGAGCGCGGCGGGCAGGACGCCGAGGATCTCGGCCGCCGGCTTCAGCATCGGCTCGAGCTCGTCGACGGTGCCGGTGAGCTTGCCGAGGGCGCCGGAGACCTGAGAGATCAGCTCGTCTTCCTGGATGGTGTCGAGCTGCGTCGCGGCCTTCGACACGGCCGTGGATGCCTGGGAGACGACGCCCTGCATCGACTTGATGCCGGCGAGATCGATCGCTCCGTCGGCCGGCTTCAGAGCCGCGAGCGACAGGTCGGTCGCCGGGGTGAGCGCATCGCGGACGAGGTCGTCGGTGACGGATGCGGCGGTGCGGACGGCGTAGAGGTTCGGGCCGGCGACGGGAACCCACTCCAGGCTCTTCCAGATGTCGTCATCGGTCTGCTTCCTGGCATCCGCGGTCAGAGCGGAGATCTGCGCGACGGTCTCCTTGGCTGCGGCGTTGTCGCCGGCCATCACATCGTCCGCCGCCTTCGACGCGAGCGGCATCGCCTGCTCGAGGGAGCTCTTGGCCGCCATGGCGCGGTCGTACACGTGCTTGCCCATGAGGCCGCCGATCACGACCACCGCGATCAGGATCAGAAGGATGCTGATCGGAACCCAGAAGCGGAAGCTGCGCAGCAGCGGACGCCGCGGGGGCCGGCCGTCATCGCCTGATCCGGCGTCGGTGTCGAAGATCTCCCGGGAGAACTGGTCGAACGCCTCAGTCTGCTCGCGCTGCTGCTGGGCGCGACGTTCGGCACGTGTCTGCATTCCTCCATCGTAGGATCCCTCGGGGGTGTGAACGATGTGAGCGCCGGACGGGCGGGAATGCGTCGGTAGCATGGGCTCCGTGACCGTCACCTCCCCGACCCCGCCGCTGTCTCCGTATCGCGAGATCGACCGCGCCGACTGGGCGCGGCTCGCGGCGGGGATCGACCAGCCGCTCACCGAGACCGAGGTCGTCGGCATCAGGGGCATCGGCGACCGGCTCGACATCACCGAGGTGCGCGAGGTCTATCTGCCGCTGAGCCGACTGCTCAGCCTGTATGCGAGCTCGACCCGGCAGCTCGGAGCCGCGACCAGCGCGTTCCTGCAGGAGAACGACACCACGACCCCGTTCGTCGTGGGCGTCGCCGGCTCGGTCGCCGTCGGCAAGTCGACCATCGCCCGCCTGCTGCGCGAGCTGATGAGCCGCTGGCCGGGCACGCCCCGGGTCGAGCTGGTCACGACAGACGGGTTCCTCTACCCGAACGCCGAGCTCGAGCGGCGCGGCCTGATGGACCGCAAAGGCTTTCCTGAGTCGTACGACCGCC is a window of Microbacterium esteraromaticum DNA encoding:
- a CDS encoding DUF4012 domain-containing protein, which encodes MQTRAERRAQQQREQTEAFDQFSREIFDTDAGSGDDGRPPRRPLLRSFRFWVPISILLILIAVVVIGGLMGKHVYDRAMAAKSSLEQAMPLASKAADDVMAGDNAAAKETVAQISALTADARKQTDDDIWKSLEWVPVAGPNLYAVRTAASVTDDLVRDALTPATDLSLAALKPADGAIDLAGIKSMQGVVSQASTAVSKAATQLDTIQEDELISQVSGALGKLTGTVDELEPMLKPAAEILGVLPAALGDEKPRNYLVLIQNNAESRGTGGNPAALVVIKVDKGRISIEQQASSGDFDNGRKTPVTKLNPETVGLYGDKIGRWMQDSTLSPDFTETAGIMRAWWAEEFGTPIDAVVSFDPVALGYLLKATGPVTVPNDPVDVGFGYKVRVMDEPLTLTDKNAVPFLLNGIYSEYPVPERQDAVFAASAQAVFTGLTSGKAEPKALLAALTQATDEGRLMYQPATESEAELVGESRLAGKLPTTNDSSTMVGAYVNDITEGKLDYYMQLDLAASSTQCTAPDAPVFGVTATLTNTLNADQAAGLARYIAPARFFKKGDVATNLVLYGPIGAKTATVTVDGKPAKATLKPHLGRPAVLVQVQNAPGQKHTVSATFDGAAGEYGPLEVRHTPMVRPTALTVDAAGCGD
- a CDS encoding GtrA family protein, with the translated sequence MKNDSRLRRLASVGSRFLVVGALSTLIEIGVFNLLVYVMGVDVVWGKIIASLVALVNAYIGNREWTFKHRDRRGRVNELVLFLITNAVCTGLGALLLWLGVLGASAILGRDAGPFAVNFVNLVSIAIVVLVRFALYHGIVFRVAPPKQP
- a CDS encoding glycosyltransferase, which codes for MSVPHLVIVMPAYNEAEGIRGFIDEIRENVAPLTDRLSFVVADDLSTDATVAALTGIDDVQVEPQPDNRGHGPTALAAYRAGLALDPDLLVHVDGDGQFIGPDFARLVGAAQTTAADVVHGVRHSRTDPWYRRVLTGAVGLMIASAAGRRVPDVNTPLRAYRPAALRALLDAAPSELLVPHVHFSLAEARGDFSVRYLAVTSIPRRGASTSGTMWGGGVKALVPPPRLRRFVVGALREAWMLSLRPNAPLRSIRKP